CTTGGCGAGGAACCTTTGGAGCGCCTGGGTGCAGACCTCCGGGTGTTCGTTACAGGTCTCGTGCGAGGCATCCGGGATGATGAGCCGCTCGACATTCGGCAGC
This window of the Deinococcota bacterium genome carries:
- a CDS encoding alpha/beta hydrolase; translated protein: MELPFDEVWVQSPDGRSLCAIIDGELARLLPNVERLIIPDASHETCNEHPEVCTQALQRFLAKH